A stretch of the Trichocoleus desertorum ATA4-8-CV12 genome encodes the following:
- a CDS encoding DsbA family oxidoreductase, whose protein sequence is MPEEAQVQIDVWSDYVCPFCYLEEPVLEQLRQEYGESVQVVWRAFELRPDPIPTLDPQGEYLRTTWERAVYPMAKERGVTLHLPPVQPRSRKALEAAEFARDRGCFEAMHHALFRAFFEDGLDLNHLDILLAIATSIGLDREALSTALETGQYTERVINDQALAHKLGISGVPALLIHQASEPLEASIRLSGAQPYAAVRTVIEQVR, encoded by the coding sequence ATGCCCGAAGAAGCCCAAGTTCAAATTGATGTCTGGAGCGATTACGTTTGCCCGTTTTGCTATCTGGAAGAACCAGTTCTTGAGCAACTGCGGCAGGAATATGGTGAGAGCGTCCAGGTGGTATGGCGTGCCTTTGAACTACGGCCTGACCCAATTCCCACGCTTGACCCCCAAGGCGAATATCTCCGCACCACTTGGGAGCGTGCCGTTTATCCAATGGCGAAAGAGCGGGGAGTTACTTTGCACTTACCACCCGTGCAACCTCGTAGCCGCAAAGCTCTAGAAGCAGCAGAGTTTGCTCGCGATCGCGGCTGTTTTGAGGCGATGCATCATGCCCTGTTTCGCGCTTTCTTTGAAGATGGGTTGGATTTGAATCATCTCGATATTTTGCTCGCGATCGCCACTTCTATTGGTTTAGATCGTGAAGCTCTATCCACTGCTTTAGAAACTGGACAGTACACCGAACGAGTCATTAACGATCAAGCGCTAGCCCACAAACTCGGCATTTCAGGGGTTCCAGCTTTGTTAATACACCAAGCGAGTGAGCCGCTAGAAGCATCAATCAGGCTGAGTGGTGCCCAACCCTATGCCGCTGTTCGTACCGTAATTGAGCAAGTTCGCTAA
- the ylqF gene encoding ribosome biogenesis GTPase YlqF, with protein MTTPAIQWYPGHIAKAERALLSQLKLVDVVLEVRDARIPLSTHHPQVPHWIGNKAKVLVLNRMDMIPAQMRDRWIEWFREQGEEALFTDAQHGKGIEAIAQAAQNAGVQMNQRRRDRGMLPRPVRAVVLGFPNVGKSALINRLLKRRVVDSARRAGVTRQLRWVRISDQIELLDAPGVLPSKLNDQEAAFKLAICDDIGEAAYDNQRVTSALIDLIKGMQATAPEAISGNPLRSRYELDPAEFTGESYLHALAEQKYQNDVERTARQILNDFRKGILGSIALELPPD; from the coding sequence ATGACAACTCCTGCCATCCAGTGGTATCCCGGTCACATCGCTAAGGCCGAGAGAGCGCTGCTGAGCCAACTCAAACTGGTCGATGTAGTGCTAGAAGTGCGTGATGCCCGGATTCCGCTCAGCACCCATCACCCGCAGGTGCCGCACTGGATTGGCAACAAAGCGAAAGTGTTGGTTTTGAATCGGATGGATATGATTCCAGCGCAAATGCGCGATCGCTGGATTGAATGGTTCCGTGAGCAAGGGGAAGAAGCCCTATTTACCGATGCCCAACATGGCAAAGGGATTGAGGCGATCGCTCAGGCGGCTCAGAATGCAGGTGTCCAAATGAACCAACGACGGCGCGATCGCGGCATGTTACCTCGTCCGGTGCGAGCCGTGGTATTGGGCTTTCCTAATGTGGGCAAGTCAGCCTTGATTAATCGGCTGCTAAAACGGCGAGTGGTGGATAGTGCACGTCGGGCTGGGGTAACACGGCAACTCCGGTGGGTGCGAATTTCAGATCAGATTGAACTACTGGATGCACCTGGAGTTTTGCCCTCCAAACTCAACGACCAAGAAGCGGCCTTCAAGCTCGCCATCTGTGATGATATTGGGGAAGCGGCCTATGATAACCAGCGGGTTACCTCTGCTCTAATTGATTTGATCAAAGGTATGCAAGCCACTGCCCCCGAAGCCATTTCAGGCAACCCGTTGCGATCGCGCTACGAGCTAGACCCAGCGGAATTTACAGGCGAATCTTATCTCCATGCTCTAGCAGAGCAAAAGTACCAAAATGATGTGGAGCGAACGGCTCGGCAAATCTTAAATGACTTCCGCAAAGGTATCCTCGGCTCCATTGCTTTGGAACTACCACCCGATTAA
- a CDS encoding DUF4926 domain-containing protein, protein MTLELYQEVAVTRDLPEYELKAGDVATLVDFVSHPANSEEGCVLEVFNAVGESSAVIAVPISAVEALRGDG, encoded by the coding sequence ATGACACTAGAGCTATATCAGGAGGTTGCTGTAACTCGTGACCTACCAGAATATGAACTTAAGGCAGGAGATGTTGCCACGTTGGTTGATTTCGTGTCTCATCCTGCTAACAGCGAAGAGGGATGTGTCTTGGAAGTTTTTAACGCAGTGGGCGAGTCTTCGGCTGTAATTGCGGTTCCTATCTCTGCTGTAGAAGCTTTGCGTGGTGATGGTTGA